The following DNA comes from Scyliorhinus canicula chromosome 26, sScyCan1.1, whole genome shotgun sequence.
ATGAAACTTGCAAACTGGCACGTTGGCCAACTGTACAAACTTGTATGCTCAGCTGCCCTGTCAGCAATGTTTACAGATCAGACTGAATGGTATTTCTCTGCTTACAGATCATGCTGCCTTTCTCAGCCCCGGTGGCTCAGTCTTTCTGCAGAGTTTGTGTCAGGTGTTGGATGGCAATGGGAGATACCTGGAAATACTGCAGATCATGACCCGAGTTAACAGGCTGGTTGCCTGGAATTTCGAGTCCAGAGGACAGAGATTTGGGGGCAAGAAGCAGATGCCTTGCTTCATCACCAAGCTGCTACGAGAGGCTTTTCCATTTTCTGATGGGTCAATCCGAACCCCCCTCCCATAGTGACAATTCCCaagctcaacacctccacctgcTGAGCCTTGATTGCTGCAATGTTTCAATCACtacttgtatttatattgcacCCTTGCATGTAGTTAAACACCCCAAGCATTCCACATTCTAACACTCAGCCACAGATATGGAAATATTGGAGCAGATCATTTATAGACTTAAAGTTAGTGCCCTCTTGCAGTGCAGGGAACCCTCACGACTGTACCGATAATgttcatagaattcttacagtgcagaagtaggccattcggcccatcaagtctgcaccaaccctccataaCAGctccttacctaggcccacgtccccaccctatcctagtaacctcacctacccttttggacactaaggggtaattgatcatggccaatatacctaacctgtgggctgtgggaggaaacccacgcagacatggggggggggggggcatacagactccacacagtcacccaaagctggaattgaacccgggtccccggcgctgtgaggcagcagtgctgcgcTCAAGGCCACCATGGCTCCCAGTGTTGCCTGGAATTTATGCTCAAGTCTCTGAACAAGGGCTTAAAGCGACAATCTTTTGGCTATGATGCTGCCACTGAGAAATGGCCATCAGAaatgttccccacggtcgtctattgcagaaaatacggaggctggggattgagggtgatttagagatgtggatcagaaattggctagttgaaagaagacagagagtggtagttgatgggaaatgttcagaatggagttcagttacgagtggcgtaccacaaggatctgttctggggccgttgttgtttgtctttttataaatgacctagaggagggcgcagaaggatgggtgagtaaatttgcagacgacactaaagtcggtggagttgtagacagtgcggaaggatgttgcaggttacagagggacatagataagctgcagagctgggctgagaggtggcaaatggagtttaatgtggagaagtgtgaggtgattcactttggaaagaataacagaaatgcggaatatttggctaatggtaaaattcttggtagtgcggatgagcagagggatctcggtgtccatgtacatagatccctgaaagttgccatccaggttgatagggttgtgaagaaggcctatggtgtgttggcctttattggtagagggattgagttccggagccatgaggtcatgttgcagttgtacaaaactctagtacggccgcatttggagtattgcgtacagttctggtcgcctcattataggaaggacgtggaagctttggaacgggtgcagaggagatttaccaggatgttgcctggtatggagggaaaatcttatgaggaaaggctgatggacttgaggttgttttcgttagagagaagaaggttaagaggtgacttaatagaggcatacaaaatgatcagagggttagatagggtggacagcgagagccttctcccgcggatggaggtggctagcacgaggggacatagccttaaattgaggggtaatagatataggacagaggtcagaggtaggttttttacgcaaagagtggtgaggccgtggaatgccctacctgcaacagtagtgaactcaccaacattgagggcatttaaaaatttattggataagcatatggatgataagggcatagtgtaggttagatggccgttagattttttccatgtcggtgcaacatcgagggccgaagggcctgtactgcgctgtatcgttctatgttctaagatgccTGTGCACAGCCCTCACTGGGCCCCAATGAGCTGAGCTAGTGAGCTACCTGTCGCTTCAAAGAGCAACAAGTGTTTGGACTCTAAGATGTGTAGTCTCGCCTCCAGTGTCAGAGTTTATACAAAGATACTGCAACCTCGGCTGTTTATTTACAAGACCACAGTCCAGGCAGTGGAAGAAGATGACTGTAATCCTATTTACGTTTCTTTCTGGACTTGCTGCTCAATTAGGGAATTAGATTTTTCTGCAACTGCTTGGATCCGGGATCTGGCTGAGAGATTGCCTTCACAGAGAAGGGCTATAATTCTCTGGTCAGCCTTCTGTTTTATCCTCATAGCAGTAGTTTTGCTTCTGTATAATATTTTGTTGCAAATGAAACTTCTTTCTTGCGCCTGTCGAAAGCTGGTTGAGTGAGTGACATTTCCCTGACCGATCGGTTGACTTGAGGAAATGGATGGACAGCTGCCAGTGTCTGAGGCGGCAGGAGCTCACAGTTCAGGGCCAGCAGAGAAAGATACAAATCTCTATTTGGAAAAGACAACTCATTTATTGAATCACATTCCGTTCTTCCTGCTACACATCTTACACACTGTTCAGAAGAGGAAATCTTTACAAAAGCAATACCAAAATTATTGGAAATTGGTAATCAAAGAGAAATATTTGGTAGGTCAACAGCAAAGAATACCCACAGATTCTGCCTGATGTGCTGGTATTTCTGATCATTCAGATCTCCAGTCTTTTGCTTAATTCACTCTCTCTTCCAAGAACATCTGCCTTGAGGGAGTTCTGACCTCTTCTCTGACAGGAATTCCATTTTCCTCTTTTACCTTGTTCACCTTCGTTTCTTTCTATTTCCTTTTTGTCTTCGATCAAGTAGTTACCGAAACTGTCTATgccagtctgcacgttctcaccgtgactgcgtgggtttcctccggtttcctcccacagtcccgaaagacgtgctgttagatgaattggacattctgaattctccctccgtgtacccgaacagtagtcggaaagtggcgacttggggactttcatagtaacttcattgcagtgttaatgtaagcctacttgtgacaattaagattattattgttaaggtGGCTCCTGCTCTTTTACTCCTTTTCGCTTCGTTTCAGGGggtattttcatttaaaaacccACTTGTTTAGGTGGGCTTATTGGTGGAAGAAATGTCGGAGTCAGCCTCAAGGACTCCGGCCACTCCATTAATGGCCGAGATGCTTCCGAGCACCTTGACGACAGAATTTGACAAACGCTGACTGGTTCTGTTCGGGCGACCTCTGCAAATCGATGAAGAGGCCTTGTTCCCATCTGTTTGGCACTGGAGAGGACCAATAAAACGGTAAAGGCACATGGGGCCATGATACAGGAATGGAGGCCTCCCTGTCGAGAAATAGTGACCAGATTGTGTCTCTGGAAGTGGAGATGTCTCTGATGGCCGATGAGGGACaaagtaaatgatttggagaatcaTTCCGGGAGGCAAAATATCCGAATTGTGGGGCTGCTagagggggttgggaggcccaACTCCCAGAGTATTTTGCAGAGATGGTAGGGGAGCGTTGACTCGCTCTTCTGCGCTGGACCCACCCCATTGGACACTTCGGGAAAGGCCACACCATCATgttttaccaggatgtgggaTGGTGTTGTCGGTGGCATTCAACAAGGTCAAAGCTGCCCAATGTAAAAACAGAGTCTGGTTGGGGTGGTGCACTCAACTGGGCTAAGAGTGACTTTTGAGGAAAATActtcttaaaaatattttattttttaaaataaatttagagtacacaattcgttttttccaattaaggggcaattttagcgtggccaagatttagggacctgtttgtggcaggAAGGTTTGCCAGATttaaggagctggaggagaaatttcaaCTCCCTGGTTCCAGTCTTTTCAGATACTTACAGGTTTGCAATGACATGGCTGTTGCCTCTTTCCCCTTGGCATCGCACTCATCGCTGTTGAAGCGGTTTTTGTCTTGCCAAGCCTCGATTTATTTTCTACACAAACGGCCAGATCCTATCAGCTCCGTTGAGTGAGGTgagggtgaaatgggagggtgagctgggtcCCATTCTGGGTgatgaggtttggagtgaggtccTTCACAGCGTCAACTCCACGTCTTCATGTGCTGGGCTAAGTCTGGTCCAATTCACGGTGATGCATCTGACTAAAGCGAGGATGATCAGATTcttctctggggtggaggacacGGGTGAGCGTTGCTCTTGGGGGCCGGCTAACCCCACACGTGTGTTCTGGTTCTCCCCCAAGTTGGTCAGCTTTGGGCCTCTTTCTTCAACACTATGTCAGAGATACTGGATGTTGATTTGGATCCATGTCCactggtggccattttcggggAATCAGATTGACCGGGGCTGCAGACCGGCTGGCCTAACTGAGAATCCTGCTGGCGTGCCGCACCAGATAACAGAGAATCCGccccatattttttttaaaaggaattgcTTTGGATTTTTGTGAACTGTGTTTGATCCCAAGACAAATCCACTCTCAAACCTTCCCGGGTCAGAGTGTCTCAGTAAAGAATTTTTATGGTGCAATGTGGAAACAGGAACATTAAAGGAAGCAGCAGTCGAACCAGCAAGAGATTTAACAACCAGTGAGTTTAATTCTCTTTCGAATGATTACATGAGGGTGTGGCTTCAGGGGAGGCTCGCTCCACAGTGGACACAGACTCGGCACTTACCAACCCTTTGCTACAATAATTTACAGACCTTTTCAACCAAAAATACaaacagagagagactgagtgttggCCAAGTACACAGACCCATGTATGGCTGAACATGAGCGTAGTGCTTCCtttcctggtcactgtgagatgtGCTGAAAAGCCCATTTTACTAACTGTTCAGCACCTCACTCAGCAAAGCCTTGATGGAACCTCCAACAGGACACTCCAAATCTTCCCAGGCAGACATCACACATCGTCCAGCTACTGGCCCCGTGACTGTGGGCAAAGTTGGGGAGCAGGGGCTTCCCTCAAAGTCGATTCAGATACGAAGAGACGATCCTGAAACCCAGTCCTTGGACCTACCCAGCCTAGAAACaacagcaactattcccagtgtCATTGTCTCTCACTGGAACTGCAATCTCCAAGAAAGAGCCGTCCCACTCACCCACACCTCATCATCTCATCCCCGAATCATACTCTCTTATTAACCtccaatctcacccccccccccccgctccccatacTCAATCCCTTATACATTCCAATGACCCCACTCCTCATCTCTACTTACCCACTACTCAAGCCCACCACCCACTCCAGCACATTGTGACTGAGCTCTGTATTATCAGATAGTTACAATTCACTTCTCAAGGACCCCAATCACACCCCCGACCCCACAGAAACATGATAGAGTGTCTTTGTACAAAGAAGGAAATATCATTCACACAAATGCTGATTGGAATCTGGAGAAATGATTCTGCATCAAGCTCTCTGCGGAACTGGCCCTGGGCAGGCTTTAAGAGTCTCATAGGTTAGAGAggaaggtaggggggggggggggggggggtttaaaagtGCTTCTGCATGAGGGTCCATCGGTGTTCAGAGGATCTTCACATCTGGAGAGACAAGGCAGAATAGAAAATCAAACTTGAGACTTGAGTGAGGGGCAAGGGAAAGGCAGAGGGAGAGGAATGGATAAGGGAAGGGGGTCAAGGACAGAGAGTGGGAGgcgagggggtgggagaaggAAATACCTTCTGGTCCAATCGCTGATAATCTGTTGACTTTGGCCGTCGATTGGCATTTGACCTCCGACCTTCAATAACAACAGCAATAATCTGCAACGGAAAAACAGCATTAAATATAATCCTGCTTCGGGATAAACCCAGCCCCAGGATAACTCTATTTTCTCCTGCACCCACAATGATACATGCTCCACTGTTCCTGGGGGTGGGTTGCGAAGGGGCTGGGATGACGTTGTTGGAGAGGGAACCTAATAGGATACCTCCAGTGAGCAACGAGACATTCAAATTAGGAGCAATAGTCGGCCCCTTGAATCTTTCCACTATCAGTAAGGTCAcggcttttaaaaaattaatttagattacccaattcttttttttccaattaaggggcaacttagcgtggccaatccacctaccctgcacatctttgggttgtgggggcgagacccacggagacacgaggagaatgtgcaaactccacacggacggtgacccagagccgggattgaacctgggacctcggcaccatgaggcagcactgctaaccactgcgccaccgtgccgcccagtatgatcatggctgatttgattgtactttcctgtctgtccccaTAATCCTTATCAATCAAAACTGCTGTAACtcatattcaatgatccagcctccacaactcatgggaagagaattccacaggcgagtgaccctctgacagagtaaATTCATCGTCAACGGCGCCTTAAATAGAAAATCCTTCATTTTTAAACcatgtcctctggttccatatTTTCCACGAAGTGAACCATTCTCCCATCACCGACCCTATCACACCCCCTCACTACCTTCATGTTCCAGTATGGTCACCTTTCATTCTTTTCAACTCTGTACAGGCCCAacttgctcaacctttcctcgtaagacaaacCCTTTCATCCCAAAAATGGGCAGAGTGAACCTGATTTGAACTTCCATTGCAATTATATCCCACCTccagtaaggtgaccaaaactgcagacagtccaccaggtgtggcctcaccaacaccctgtacagttAGAGCAAGACCTCCACTTTCATGCTTCATCCTTctggaaataaaggccaacattttgTTTGCTGCCTTTGTTACTGAACACTGACCTATTGGAATACAGAAACCCGGTCAGCTACATCTGCCTGCATTGCAGCATTCtgccatatagaacatacagggcagaaggcggccatttggcctatcgagtctgcactgacccacttcagctcccacttccaccctatctctcaATGTAAATAATATTCTCATTTTCTATTATCCTGCCGATATGGACAatctcacattttcacacattacactccatctgtcactctatctatatccctttgcagactctttgtCTCCTCCTCCCAACTTGCTtgcgtcatgtgagagtgcctttcagAAATGGATGTTTGTTTacagaataactgtagtgggtgtaaacctttcagaaatgggtgtttattactgcagtgatgtcagagtgtgggtgggcttagctgtctgtcagcttttagtttcacattgagaaaagcttgggtgtgtctgtgttttttttggttttctttcagtgttggagctgcagccaatcACAGGGGGTGtaatgttgatctctctgccatgtaaagacgaTCTCAttttcatttggtgaattcagagtgataactgttctcagtagtgaatttaaacctgatgtgcttctgttaaaagttttttttaatgtcttatggatgttaaaagggaagtttaaggattacttagtgttgtattctttggggggtgtatttgaattgatggttgctaagatgttcactgtatgttttaaaaagattgacTGAGTTtatagaacaaacattgttttgctttaaaaaaatactgttagctgtctgctgcaccacacctgtagagtgggccatgtgctctccataccacaatctagtaaaagtcgtgggtcagaactctaaaccctggcccataacatttgcccacctatctttgtgtcatcagcaaatctgaactgcaatcaaagaacaaaggaggttacagctcaggaacaggcccttcggcccatcaaaccagcaccgatccagattccttatttagacccaCTACTTAGTGCCTAAACGAtctgtgtccctctattccccgcctgttcatgtgtctatcaagatacaacTTAAACATTGCTATCGTGGTATCCTTGGAAATCCAAGCACATGACATCTACGGGTTTCCATTAATCCACCTTGACAGTTACATCCCCAAAGAACTAGCAGAAAATTATGAAACACTATTTCTCTTTCCCAAaaccatgttttttaaaatataaatttagagtacccaattttttttttcccaattaaggggcaattcagcgtggccaatccacctacccggcacatctttgggttgtgggggcgaaacccacgcagacacggggagaatgtgcaaactccacatggacaatgacccagagcggtgattcaaacccaggtcctcagcgccgcagtcccagtgctaaccactgcgccacatgcccacccccctcacaaaaccatgttgactctgcctgcttGTAGTATCATTTTCTAGATGTTCTGCTACTATCTCTTTAATAAAGAATTCTGGAATTTTTCCTATGACTGGTCTGTGGTTTCCTGCtttctttctccctttttgaatagatgTGTTACTCTTTGCAACTTTCTCATTTCTCAGAGCAATCGCACGGCTCAGTCACGCATCCCTCTCACCTTGCGCTTGTTGTGATAGGCGATGTACAGGACTGCAACAATTACTGCTGTGGTCACCAGATATGCAAAGAAATGGCTGCTCTCCGGTTCGTCTCTGGGCACTGATTCAGCACCAATGTCTGTCCCTGCTCCATCCTTCACCAATCCACCATTGGAAGTGGCACTGTCACCagcctccttgacattcttatcTCCAACTGTTTCTGGTGTCTCATCATcctctccttcatcagcaccaCCCTCCTTGCCATCTCCCTCATTGTCCTTCTTGCTCTGCCCACTTTCTGACTTCTTGTCCTCAGTAATTGTTGGGTGCTCACTGCCTCTCTCATTCACTGCATTTTTATCACCAGTTTGATCACCAGTCTCAACATTGTGGATTCCACTGTCGACGGCCACAGTCTTGTTCTCGTTGCTGGTCCTCGTCCTGCTCTCCACCTTACCTATGCTGACAGCCTGGTTATTGCCATTGGCTTCTCCCTTGGTGCTGTTTTGAGCCTTGTTCTCATTCTCGCCATCACCTGCGGCCTTGTCCCTGCCATCACCTGCGTTCTTGCCCCCTTCACCTGCGTTCTTGCCCCCTTCCCCTGTGTTCTTGCCGTCTTCACCTGTGTTCTTGCCCCCTTCACCTGTGTTCTTGCCCCCTTCACCTATGTTCTTGCCCCCTTCACCTGCGTTCTTGCCTCCTTCACCTGCGTTCTTGCCCCCTTCACCTGCGTTCTTGCCCCCTTCACCTACGTTCTTGCCTCCACCATCCCCTGCAAcctttccccctccatcacccacggtGTTGCCCCCTTGTCCAGATTCTGCAGCATGATTACTGGGTGGAGCAGAGTTGGGTTTGCTGCTTGATACTGCATCTGAGAAGCAAAGAAGCAGAAAATTAAAAATTAGCTACAGCAAGgatcggagtctgcacattctccagggGCTCCGgagtcctcccacagcccaaagaagcgcaggttaggtggattggccgggataAATCGCCCCTTGTTTGGAAAAGTAAATAATGgggtgttttaaaagtacagagagGGATGTGTGATTGGGGAGGGTTGGGGCGTTTCCGGGTTCCTGGGCCCAGGATAATCAGCcagggcctgggggagggggggtcactcagtcccggcctgggggagggggggtcactcagtcccggcctgggggagggggggtcactcagtcccggcctgggggagggggggtcactcagtcccggcctgggggagggggggtcactcagtcccggcctgggggagggggggtcactcagtcccggcctgggggagggggggtcactcagtcccggcctgggggagggggggtcactcagtcccggcctgggggagggggggtcactcagtcccggcctgggggagggggggtcactcagtcccggcctgggggagggggggtcactcagtcccggcctgggggagggggggtcactcagtcccggcctgggggagggggggtcactcagtcccggcctgggggagggggggtcactcagtcccggcctgggggagggggggtcactcagtcccggcctgggggagggggggtcactcagtcccggcctgggggagggggtcactcagtcccggcctgggggagggggggtcactcagtcccggcctgggggagggggggtcactcagtcccggcctgggggagggggggtcactcagtcccggcctgggggagggggtcactcagtcccggcctgggggagggggtcactcagtcccggcctgggggagggggggtcactcagtcccggcctgggggaggggggggtcactcagtcctggcctgggggagggggtcactcagtcccggcctgggggggggggggtcactcagtcccggcctgggggagggggtcactcagtcccggcctgggggagggggtcactcagtcccggcctgggggagggggtcactcaCCGGCCCAAAGCCACAGGAGCAGCGACAACAACAACAACCTGGGCCTCATCCCGGCGGCACAGCAACTCCCGGAGCGGATCCGGCGCAGCAACTCCCGGACCGGATCCGGCGCAGCAACTCCCGGACCGGATCCGGCACAGCAACTCCCGGACCGGATCCGGCACAGCAACTCCCGGAGCGGGTCAGAGAAAAAACACGGAGCCTCCAAAGATCAAACCCTGAGCGGGCCAACCACAAAACCCGGAGTGGGTCAGAGACAAAACCCTGACGAATGGTGTGACAGCCACCATCTTTTTCAGGGGCTAATTTCAGGCAGCTGAGTCAGTGAGGGGCAGGTGGCCGGAAATAAGCTAATTGAGGGGCGAACGTCAGGAAGTGAAGTCAGTGAGGGGCAGGTGGCCGGAAATGAGCCCACTGAGCGGCAAATGATAGAAAGTGACGTCAGTGAGGGGCGGTTGCCGGAAATTGATTCTCTGAGGGGCAAGTGACAGGAAGTGATGTCAGTGAGGGGCAGGTTGCCGGAAACTGATGCTCTGAGGGGCAAGTGACAGGaagtgatcacagtaagaagtctaacaacaccaggttaaagtccaacaggtttgtttcaaacacgagctttcggagcactgctccttcctcaagtgaaacccgaaagtgctccgaaagctcgtgtttgaaacaaacctgttggactttaacctggtgttgttagacttcttactgttatcaccccagtccaacgccggcatcgccacatcacagGAAGTGATGTCAGTGAGGCAGCTGACCGAAAGTTAGTTAACTGAGGGGCCGATAACAGGAAGTGAAGTCAGTGAGGGGCAGGCGGCCGGAAATGAGCTCTCTGAGAGGCAAATGACAGAAAATAAGTCAGTGAGGGGCAGGTGGCCGGAAATTGATTCCCTGCGGGGCAATAGACAGGAAGTGATGTCAGTGACGGCAGGTGACCGGTAGTTCGTTAACTGACGGCCCGATGACAGGAAATGACGTCCGTGAGGGGCAGGTGGCCGGAAATTGATTCCCTGCGGGGCAATAGATAGGAAGTGATGTCAGAGATAGCAGGTGACCGGAAGTTAGTTAACTGAGGGGCCGATGACAGGAAGAGATGTCAGTGAGGGGCAGGCGGCCGGAAATGAACTCTCTGAGGTGaaagagaaatgctggaaaatctcagcatctctggcagcgtctgtagggagagGCAGGGCCAACTCGGAGGTGAAGCTTTCCCTCGGTTTGGCGCCGGAATGGAAAGGCAGTGAGTGCGGGCGGCGGAAATTTGTCATTTTGTAAAATTTGCGGAGAGAAAAACGGAGTTTTACCAAAACTGAGGAAATGTGAGAGTTTTAaagagaatttcatagaatttacagtgcagaaggaggccattcggcccatcgagtctgcaccggctcctggaaagagcaccctacccaaggtcaacacctccaccctatccccataacccagtaaccccacccagcactaagggcaatttatcgtggccaatccacctaacctgcacgtctttggaatgggCCAATGGAGGAGGCGGCGCTGGGCCCTCAGCCTGAGCCGACCTGGGGCCCTCTGCCTGATCCGACCCGGGGCCCTCCGCCTGATCCGACCCGGGGCCCTCCACCCGAGACGTAGGCCCCTAAACCATGGCCGACGGGCCCTCCGCCCGAGCCGACCC
Coding sequences within:
- the LOC119957397 gene encoding trans-Golgi network integral membrane protein 2-like isoform X2, which translates into the protein MRPRLLLLSLLLWLWADAVSSSKPNSAPPSNHAAESGQGGNTVGDGGGKVAGDGGGKNVGEGGKNIGEGGKNTGEGGKNTGEDGKNTGEGGKNAGEGGKNAGDGRDKAAGDGENENKAQNSTKGEANGNNQAVSIGKVESRTRTSNENKTVAVDSGIHNVETGDQTGDKNAVNERGSEHPTITEDKKSESGQSKKDNEGDGKEGGADEGEDDETPETVGDKNVKEAGDSATSNGGLVKDGAGTDIGAESVPRDEPESSHFFAYLVTTAVIVAVLYIAYHNKRKIIAVVIEGRRSNANRRPKSTDYQRLDQKM
- the LOC119957397 gene encoding trans-Golgi network integral membrane protein 2-like isoform X1, giving the protein MRPRLLLLSLLLWLWADAVSSSKPNSAPPSNHAAESGQGGNTVGDGGGKVAGDGGGKNVGEGGKNAGEGGKNAGEGGKNAGEGGKNIGEGGKNTGEGGKNTGEDGKNTGEGGKNAGEGGKNAGDGRDKAAGDGENENKAQNSTKGEANGNNQAVSIGKVESRTRTSNENKTVAVDSGIHNVETGDQTGDKNAVNERGSEHPTITEDKKSESGQSKKDNEGDGKEGGADEGEDDETPETVGDKNVKEAGDSATSNGGLVKDGAGTDIGAESVPRDEPESSHFFAYLVTTAVIVAVLYIAYHNKRKIIAVVIEGRRSNANRRPKSTDYQRLDQKM